The segment TCCAGTGCAGTTCAGAAATAACAGTGGCCAAGCGACTCGCTGGAACGCAGTGGGTTTGCCCAACGGGCTAACTATCGACTCCTCGACGGGAATTGTGACTGGAACACCAAGTGTGGCCGGTATCTTCAATGCTATGATTCTTGCAGAGAACGACCAAGGCGTTAGCCGTTTTAACTCCATTTTCAAAATTTCGGCTCGTCCAGATTTAAGAGGCCCCGAAATCGTTGTTCTGAAGCTCAATGAAGCCATGCAACCCGTAGTTGCGACAAATATGGGTGGAGAGGTCAATCAATGGATTCTGCGAGATAAGCCAGATTGGATGGAATTCGATGCACGCACGGGACAAATCACAGGCATTCCCACTAGACTTGGGACATTTCCTGTTTTTCTAACCGCAAAAAATCCCGTAGGTGAAAGCACACTTAGGATAGAATTTGTTGTTCAACTTGCAGCTCCTGTTATCACCTCGCCACTCACTGCTACAGGTGTCGAAGGCAACTCGTTTGTGTATTCTGTGCAAGCTGAAAATGCAACCTCTGTGTCGGTGTTGTCTCTTCCTGCCAATCTCAGATTTGATGTCAACACGCGCACCATCACGGGTATCCCTGCGGCAGCGGGTCAATATTCCGTCACTTTAGTCGCAACAAACCAAAGCGCGACAACCGAAAAAGTTCTTAGATTGATGATTCTCCCGCAAGTCCCTGAAATCACAAGTCCATCTACATGGGTCATCCGCCAAGGCGTTTTTAGTTCATTCCAAATCACTACTCTACGTCCGGCCACTCGTTTTTCAGCTACCGGTCTACCTCCAGGCCTCATTCTTGATCCTGCCACAGGTCGCATTCAAGGAAGCATTACCACCCGAGGCACATATCAGGTGAATGTCTTTGCCGCAAATAGTGGGGGAGAAAGTTATCAAGCGCTCACCATACACGTCACTGAACCCGAAGACTCATCACTGACGCCACCCGTGATCACGACACCTGATACTATTCAAGGAGTCCTGGGCAGTGCTTTCGGCTTTGCCATTAATACAGAAGGCGAAGTGACGCGCTACGATGCTACCGGACTTCCGCCTGGCCTTTCAGTAAACAACCGAACGGGTTATATCCTTGGCACACCTGAAGCGGTGGGGACTTACGAAGTTAAACTCATCGCAAGTAACCGCGCAGGCACAACTGTTAAAAATCTCACCATCACAATCGTAAACCAAACCGTAGCCATTATCTCAACCCCCGTTCCCATGCCCACTCCCACTCCTAATCCTCCACCCGCTGCCAATTTCGGCTCCCCAAGGCTGACTGCGCCATCCCTACCCTCCTCCCAGCCGACAACCCGAACGTTTCCGGAAGAAGCTGCTCTAAAGGATCAAGAAATCAATCTTCGACCTGCCTCAAGATCTTCAACAAATCAACGCCCTCCGCTAACTCCCAAGCCGACGCCTGATATTCAACTCAAAGCCACAGACCCCAAGGACAAAAACGACGGGGAAAAAGGAAATCAAAAGAGCAACACCAAAGTTGACTCTAGCAAGCTTGCTACTGAAGCTCCTGTAATAGTGAGTCCATCGAACGTCTCTGGGGTTGTTGGGCAGCCGCTCACTTATCAGATCCGGACTCAAGCGCCCGCGTTGACCTATAACTTCAAAGGACGACTTCCTGAAGGATT is part of the Candidatus Methylacidiphilales bacterium genome and harbors:
- a CDS encoding putative Ig domain-containing protein, producing the protein IQGSMDAFVVKFSHRPPPPRIVAPKNVEGYLGLAIDPVQFRNNSGQATRWNAVGLPNGLTIDSSTGIVTGTPSVAGIFNAMILAENDQGVSRFNSIFKISARPDLRGPEIVVLKLNEAMQPVVATNMGGEVNQWILRDKPDWMEFDARTGQITGIPTRLGTFPVFLTAKNPVGESTLRIEFVVQLAAPVITSPLTATGVEGNSFVYSVQAENATSVSVLSLPANLRFDVNTRTITGIPAAAGQYSVTLVATNQSATTEKVLRLMILPQVPEITSPSTWVIRQGVFSSFQITTLRPATRFSATGLPPGLILDPATGRIQGSITTRGTYQVNVFAANSGGESYQALTIHVTEPEDSSLTPPVITTPDTIQGVLGSAFGFAINTEGEVTRYDATGLPPGLSVNNRTGYILGTPEAVGTYEVKLIASNRAGTTVKNLTITIVNQTVAIISTPVPMPTPTPNPPPAANFGSPRLTAPSLPSSQPTTRTFPEEAALKDQEINLRPASRSSTNQRPPLTPKPTPDIQLKATDPKDKNDGEKGNQKSNTKVDSSKLATEAPVIVSPSNVSGVVGQPLTYQIRTQAPALTYNFKGRLPEGLVMDEGTGIIRGTPQESGTFTVTVAAFNAKGNSAKAVTFTISKPPAPTIISEEIKRGFVNQPFDYQIRATGNPTGFQIDGALPDGLTFDAKTARISGTPRKEGRHEVNMIAINAGGKSEKPLIIHISKSPPPEIKTISSLASELGKRFEQKIEADQEIKTFLIDGKLPKGLQFDRRNGILSGTPEESGLFNFEIKAVNEAGTGAKKFTLRVVAPTPPRIISSPVIRGQVNRSLSYVIRVNFNADSFSIIGELPSGLQLDEKQGVISGRPRTAGTSSATLIAYSSADNSKAELLLTFKIEEDTSRPIRYKPIQDILNEILQDEPPPVAFHKP